Proteins encoded within one genomic window of Polaribacter sp. NJDZ03:
- a CDS encoding chloride channel protein gives MPTTKKIYRKILIWRYKYISEKQFIHILSILVGFLAGFGAVILKNLTHFFQHLLEGNLVRDYYHAFYFVFPIIGLTIVYFIIKYVIRNKVSHGIPSTLYAISKRKGIMKRFQMFGSILTAPITVGFGGSVGLEGPTVATGAAISSNVARLFHLNQTSRTLLIGCASAGALSAIFKAPIAAIIFAIEVFSLDLTIASMMPLLLASLSAIITSRFFFGSDVLLPFKIEDAFTINNIPFYLILATATGLGSIYFTEVYDRIQNLFDKIDSPIKRLLVGGIGLGGLIFLIPPLYGEGFEVINNLIAGNPEEALKNNFMNLDLSNVWVVIMLLIGLVLFKVIASALTFGAGGVGGIFAPTLFMGSLLGNCVAKIINTTGLSSVSESNFTLVGMAGLMAGVLHAPLTAIFLIAELTGGYELFIPLMLTATISYLIAKFVHPYSVYAMQLGRKGELITHNKDHAVLTLMDIDRVIENNFVPVYSDMDLESMIKQAVVKSNRNIFPVISKNTNKLTGIIFLDDLRPIMFDQTLYKTIFARDIMQHPPEIIIIGLDKMTDIMRKFKESGAWNLPVVKEGKYIGFISKSKLLTAYRNKLIEVTA, from the coding sequence GTGCCAACAACAAAAAAAATATACAGAAAAATATTAATTTGGAGATATAAATACATCTCTGAAAAACAATTTATACACATACTTAGCATCCTTGTTGGTTTTTTAGCCGGTTTTGGAGCTGTTATTTTAAAAAATTTAACACACTTTTTTCAACATCTTTTAGAAGGAAATTTAGTAAGAGATTATTACCATGCTTTTTACTTTGTTTTCCCTATTATTGGTTTAACAATTGTATACTTTATTATAAAATATGTAATTAGAAACAAAGTAAGTCACGGTATTCCTTCTACGCTATATGCTATTTCTAAGAGAAAAGGAATTATGAAACGCTTTCAAATGTTTGGTTCTATTTTAACAGCTCCTATTACTGTTGGTTTTGGTGGTTCTGTAGGACTAGAAGGACCTACTGTTGCAACAGGTGCGGCAATTAGTTCTAATGTTGCCAGATTATTTCATTTAAACCAAACATCAAGAACCTTATTAATTGGTTGTGCTTCTGCTGGTGCCCTTTCCGCTATTTTTAAAGCACCTATTGCTGCTATTATTTTTGCTATAGAGGTTTTTAGTTTAGACTTAACAATTGCTTCTATGATGCCTTTACTTTTGGCTTCTTTATCTGCAATTATTACTTCTAGATTCTTTTTTGGGTCAGATGTCTTACTTCCGTTTAAAATAGAAGATGCTTTTACCATAAACAACATTCCTTTTTACCTTATTTTGGCTACTGCAACCGGTTTAGGTTCTATCTATTTTACAGAGGTTTATGATAGAATTCAGAACCTTTTTGATAAAATAGATTCTCCAATAAAACGCTTATTAGTTGGTGGTATTGGTTTAGGGGGATTAATTTTTTTAATTCCGCCTTTATATGGAGAAGGCTTTGAAGTCATTAATAATTTAATTGCGGGTAACCCAGAAGAAGCTCTAAAAAACAACTTTATGAACTTAGATTTATCTAATGTTTGGGTTGTTATTATGTTATTAATTGGCTTAGTTTTATTTAAAGTGATTGCAAGTGCTTTAACATTTGGAGCTGGTGGAGTTGGTGGTATTTTTGCACCTACTTTATTTATGGGAAGTCTTTTAGGAAATTGTGTTGCTAAAATAATTAATACAACTGGCCTGTCTAGTGTTTCTGAAAGCAATTTTACCTTAGTAGGAATGGCTGGTTTAATGGCCGGAGTACTACACGCCCCCTTAACGGCTATCTTTTTAATTGCTGAATTAACCGGTGGTTATGAACTTTTTATTCCGTTAATGTTAACAGCTACAATTTCTTACCTGATCGCTAAATTTGTACATCCGTATTCTGTATATGCAATGCAATTAGGTAGAAAAGGAGAATTAATTACACATAACAAAGACCATGCTGTATTAACGTTAATGGATATTGATAGAGTTATTGAAAATAATTTTGTACCTGTTTATTCAGATATGGATTTAGAAAGTATGATTAAACAAGCAGTTGTAAAATCTAACAGAAATATTTTTCCGGTGATAAGTAAAAACACCAATAAACTAACCGGTATTATTTTTCTAGACGATTTAAGACCAATTATGTTTGACCAAACCTTATATAAAACAATTTTTGCAAGAGATATTATGCAACATCCACCAGAAATAATTATAATAGGTCTTGATAAAATGACTGATATTATGAGGAAATTTAAAGAAAGCGGAGCTTGGAATTTACCTGTTGTTAAAGAAGGAAAATACATTGGTTTTATCTCAAAATCTAAATTATTAACAGCTTATAGAAATAAGCTAATTGAAGTTACAGCATAA